GAATGAATGGCTATGAAGTGTGTCAGCAGTTGAAGGCAGATCCGGAAACTGAAGGGATTCCGGTCATCTTCCTAAGCGCTCTGGATGATGTTCTGGATAAAGTCAGGGCGTTTCGACTGGGTGCGGTGGACTATATTACGAAGCCGTTTCAATTTGAAGAGGTTCTGGCCCGACTCAATACCCAGTTAGCCCTGAAGAAATTGCAGACTCAACTGAAACAGCAAAATAAAAAACTGACTCAGGCTTTGCAGGAGTTGAAGCAGGCCCAGACTGAGCTGATCCAGCGGGAGAAAATGGTCGGATTGGGTAACCTGGTGGCTGGGGTCACCCACGAGATCAATAATCCGATCAATTTTATTTCCGGTAATCTGCAACCTGCGCGGGACTACATGCACGCTTTGCTGGATCTGGTTCAGCGTTATCAACAGGAATGCCCGCACCCTTCGGCTTTTCTCCAGGAGGCGATCGAACAGGTTGATCTGCCCTATCTGGCGGCTGATCTCCCCAAGCTGATGGATTCGATGCAAGCGGGGGCCGATCGCATTCGGTCCATTGTGCTAGCGCTACGGATTTTCTCTCGTCTGGGAGAAGCAGAATTAAAATCTGTTAACCTGCACGAAGGACTGGAAAGTACCCTGCTGCTCCTGCAACACCGCCTGAAGGGAGATCAGACTCGTCCAGACATTAAAGTCATTCGGAATTACGGCAATCTCCCCATGGTCACTTGCTATGCCAGTCAGCTCAATCAGGTATTTCTCAACCTGCTCACGAATGCGATCGATGCGATCGATGTGATGATGGCCAATGGGAAGGTAGATGCAGGGAATCAGGCTTTTGTGGAACCAGCGATCCCTGAAATTTCCTCCCGAGCTGGGGACCATCCCATGCCTCCCTACACGATCGTCATCCAGACCCAACTGATGCCCGATGCCAAGGTACAAATCGGGATTCGAGACAACGGGGTGGGCATTCCAGAAGCAATGCAGGCACACCTCTTTGATCCCTTCTTTACCACCAAACCTGTTGGCCAGGGATTGGGTTTGGGGTTAGCTACCAGCTATCAGATCATAGAACGGCATGGTGGGAGGTTAATCTGCCAGTCCCAACCCGATCGGGGCACAGAATTTATGATTGAGATTCCGCTGAGTCAGAACGGGTCAGATTTCCAGGAAAATCAGCTGGCGGGGTAAGCCGGGGCATGGGGAGGGAGCAGTCAGGCATCAGGGACAAGCACAAGTTAAATTTCCAGGTGGAGTCTATGGTAGCTGTGGGAAAGTGTGACTACAATGACGGAAGGAGTGTCCTGCAGCGTTTGTGCAAACCCATAAAGCTCAGAAAATTGATCTCAACACAGATTATCCCTGCCCCTGTCGGCGGCGGGGCCGCCTTGTGCCGATCTCGCTGACAGAAGCCTTTGGCTGTAATCGCTGCCAGCAGATTTTCGTGGTCCAGGACAGCGGCTATGTGATTGAGCAGTTATCTACCACTTATCCTTATAAACGATCGTGGCGCTGGAGCGGTCACCAGTGGAACTTTGCCCACTCTGGTTTCCGAGAGAACTACTTGCCGTTGGCTCTGGGCATGATCGGAGTCCTGCTGGTGATTTGTTTGCCTCTGGCGCTCCGTGCCCCTAATCATCCCAGTAGCACTATTCCCTGGCTTGTACTGTTTATCCTGCTGGCAATGTTGCCAGCACTCATGTTGTGGTTAGCTTACAGGCGTTGAGTGGACAGTAACTTACCGGACTTTACGACTATTGTTCGACGGGTCTTTCAGGCCTCCCTGGAGTTGGCTGCAATTAAAGGGGCGGATCGAAGCCGCGCTTTGCAGGCCATGGCTCAGGCCCTCAAGCGTTACCAGAACGATATTCTGGAAGCGAACACCCTGGATCTGGAAGCCAGTCGAGAGATGGCCATCCCTGAACTGGTTCTGGATTGGTTGAAGTTGACACCAGAGCGAATTCAGACCACGCTACAAATTCTGCAGCGCCTCTCAGAACTTCCCGATCCCCTGGGTCGCATGCTCAATGCAACCTACCAACTGGCCCATTCCCACGCCTATTGTCAACCCATGCCCCTGGGTGTGATTGCCTTGGTCTATGAAGCCTTTCCTGATCTGGCAGTGATCGCAGCGGGGCTCTGCTTAAAAACCGGAAATTGCTTGATTTTGAAGGGAGGGAGTGAGGCCAGCCAATCCAATGCTGTGATAGCCCAGGTGTTGCAATCTGCTATTCGGGAGGTGGGTCTGCCAGAGGGCTGCCTCGAATTGCTGCCCTCGGATCAGGGTGGGTCGATTCGGGATCTGGTTACCCAGGATCGCTATGTCAACTTAATTATTCCCTATGGTCGTCCTAGTCTGATTCAGCAGGTTATACGGCAGGCCACTGCCCCTGTGCTGCGATCGGCCATGGGCAACTGTTACCTGTACTGGTCTCCTTCAGGGAGTTTGGAGACCGCCCGCTGGATGATTATCGATAGTCACCAGAGTGAACCGGACCCCGTCAATGCAATTGAAAAAGTTCTGATTCACAAGGAGCACAACCGCTCATCACTGACGATGCTATGGAACAGTTTGAAGGAAAAAGGCTTTCAACTGCGGGTAGACCTTTTCTTGCAGGAAGAATTTCCGGATCTGAGACTGGCAGAGGAGGGCGATTGGAATACGGCCTATCTGGATAGGATTGTGGCGTTTAAGACGATCGAGAGTTTGGCATCCGCCATCTCCTGGATTAACCGCTATAGTAGCGGCCATGCTGACTGCCTGGTCACGGAGTCTTATCAGGAGAGTCGGCAGTTTGCCCAGGGGATCAACAGTGCCTCAACCTACATCAATGCCTCACCCCGCTTCTCGCGCAACTCCAGACACGGAGATGCCATTTTCCTGGGTATGTCTAATCAGCGGGGCCATCGTCGGGGCATGATTGGGACAGATGCCCTGACCACAGTGAAGTATATTGTTCAGGGCGGCGATTAATCTTGAACTTTGACTATTGCCTCGTCTATGTCTACTCCCTGGCCTCACCGCCACATCATTTCCTTGGCCAATTTTTCCCAGCAGGACTACGATACCGTGCTGCAAACGGCGGCCAGCTTTCGGGAAGTTCTTTCCCG
The nucleotide sequence above comes from Leptolyngbya sp. 'hensonii'. Encoded proteins:
- a CDS encoding response regulator — encoded protein: MNHNPADGLEADILVVDDMPDNIRFLSTLLGEQGYGVRKALNGQMALTAVKAALPDLILLDITMPGMNGYEVCQQLKADPETEGIPVIFLSALDDVLDKVRAFRLGAVDYITKPFQFEEVLARLNTQLALKKLQTQLKQQNKKLTQALQELKQAQTELIQREKMVGLGNLVAGVTHEINNPINFISGNLQPARDYMHALLDLVQRYQQECPHPSAFLQEAIEQVDLPYLAADLPKLMDSMQAGADRIRSIVLALRIFSRLGEAELKSVNLHEGLESTLLLLQHRLKGDQTRPDIKVIRNYGNLPMVTCYASQLNQVFLNLLTNAIDAIDVMMANGKVDAGNQAFVEPAIPEISSRAGDHPMPPYTIVIQTQLMPDAKVQIGIRDNGVGIPEAMQAHLFDPFFTTKPVGQGLGLGLATSYQIIERHGGRLICQSQPDRGTEFMIEIPLSQNGSDFQENQLAG
- a CDS encoding glutamate-5-semialdehyde dehydrogenase, with product MDSNLPDFTTIVRRVFQASLELAAIKGADRSRALQAMAQALKRYQNDILEANTLDLEASREMAIPELVLDWLKLTPERIQTTLQILQRLSELPDPLGRMLNATYQLAHSHAYCQPMPLGVIALVYEAFPDLAVIAAGLCLKTGNCLILKGGSEASQSNAVIAQVLQSAIREVGLPEGCLELLPSDQGGSIRDLVTQDRYVNLIIPYGRPSLIQQVIRQATAPVLRSAMGNCYLYWSPSGSLETARWMIIDSHQSEPDPVNAIEKVLIHKEHNRSSLTMLWNSLKEKGFQLRVDLFLQEEFPDLRLAEEGDWNTAYLDRIVAFKTIESLASAISWINRYSSGHADCLVTESYQESRQFAQGINSASTYINASPRFSRNSRHGDAIFLGMSNQRGHRRGMIGTDALTTVKYIVQGGD